In Flavobacterium sp. WV_118_3, one DNA window encodes the following:
- a CDS encoding DUF4178 domain-containing protein, producing the protein MRITCYQCDTPTDIEVPFPVKQFVCPNCFSIYKATETGDFTFKDKYKYDKEIGSLTPGLKGILEGEEYTITGVIIKNYQNYYWREYVLASATAKFLYLSEVNGHWILLREIPDDFIKGHPKIIDYNDKVFKLYDIARPRIAAAAGFFDVSLPTGLVTMAELIAPPYMISFEKLEKEERTVFLGEHISKKQIKRIFKPTAELPNRIGIGLVQPYIFNVRQLALIFCSVTLLILLTHLYVYHDKQEEVVFSNDISFSEYNDKEYISPAFTLNGGASPLTISVNSGVDNSWANAQVALVNETTNEEIYANKDVEYYHGYSEGESWTEGDTSDDFSICGVSAGKYHLAITVVKAPEDFTNTGMRVTATWNKASYWNIWMLVIIMAVMVLITYFGELYNEVKRWEDSPYTPYE; encoded by the coding sequence ATGAGAATTACGTGCTATCAATGTGATACCCCTACAGATATTGAAGTGCCGTTTCCGGTGAAACAGTTTGTCTGCCCCAATTGTTTTAGTATTTATAAAGCAACCGAAACCGGCGACTTTACCTTTAAAGACAAATACAAATACGACAAAGAGATTGGTAGCCTTACACCGGGACTAAAAGGAATACTGGAAGGTGAGGAGTATACCATTACCGGAGTGATAATCAAGAATTATCAAAACTACTATTGGAGAGAGTATGTTCTTGCCTCGGCGACAGCTAAGTTTTTGTATTTATCGGAAGTGAACGGACACTGGATTTTGTTACGGGAAATTCCGGATGATTTTATAAAAGGCCATCCCAAAATAATCGATTATAACGATAAGGTTTTTAAGCTGTATGATATTGCAAGGCCGAGAATCGCCGCAGCGGCTGGTTTTTTTGATGTGAGTTTGCCAACAGGATTGGTAACCATGGCCGAACTTATCGCGCCACCGTATATGATCTCTTTTGAAAAGTTAGAAAAAGAAGAGCGAACGGTTTTTTTGGGCGAACATATTTCAAAGAAGCAGATAAAACGTATTTTTAAGCCTACGGCAGAATTGCCCAACCGGATTGGTATCGGATTGGTACAACCCTATATTTTTAATGTCCGACAATTGGCTTTGATATTTTGTTCGGTTACCTTGTTGATTCTATTGACGCATTTGTATGTGTATCACGATAAGCAGGAAGAAGTCGTTTTTAGCAATGACATTTCTTTTAGCGAATACAATGACAAAGAGTATATTTCCCCGGCATTTACACTTAATGGCGGTGCATCGCCACTAACCATTTCCGTGAATTCCGGAGTGGATAATTCGTGGGCCAATGCGCAGGTGGCGTTGGTAAACGAAACGACAAACGAAGAGATATATGCCAATAAAGATGTCGAATATTATCACGGTTATTCGGAGGGCGAAAGCTGGACCGAAGGCGATACGTCGGACGATTTTAGTATCTGTGGCGTGAGTGCCGGAAAATACCATTTGGCGATTACGGTTGTAAAAGCACCGGAAGATTTTACTAATACCGGAATGAGGGTAACAGCAACCTGGAACAAAGCGTCCTATTGGAATATTTGGATGCTGGTTATTATTATGGCCGTGATGGTGTTAATTACCTACTTTGGAGAGCTGTATAACGAAGTAAAACGATGGGAAGATAGTCCGTATACTCCTTATGAATAA
- a CDS encoding S-adenosylmethionine decarboxylase — translation MTQTSYSPGLHQLLTLSVPNSNKLTAAQDFVLFTDTILQKYQLEKVGVVVHSFENDSFTIAVCLKESHICIHTWPEYNQLTMDIYLCNYLQDNTAKVKTIANDYIEYFQADVIKNFEINR, via the coding sequence ATGACACAAACTTCGTATTCTCCCGGATTACACCAACTTCTGACACTTTCTGTTCCAAACAGTAACAAGCTTACGGCGGCACAGGATTTTGTTCTTTTTACGGACACGATACTACAAAAATACCAACTCGAAAAAGTGGGTGTGGTAGTGCATTCTTTTGAAAATGATAGCTTTACGATCGCTGTCTGCTTAAAAGAATCGCATATCTGTATTCATACCTGGCCGGAATACAACCAGCTTACGATGGATATTTATTTGTGCAATTACCTACAGGATAACACCGCGAAAGTGAAGACTATAGCAAACGATTATATCGAATATTTTCAAGCGGATGTTATTAAAAATTTTGAAATTAACAGATAG
- a CDS encoding ferredoxin, with protein sequence MSQDVTIIITDREGAVHEVQAPTDMNMNIMELVRAYELAPEGTIGICGGMAMCASCQCYILNDVGLPEMNDDEEAMLSEAFNVKENSRLGCQIHITEALNGLQLELAPE encoded by the coding sequence TACAGACCGTGAAGGAGCGGTTCATGAGGTACAGGCGCCTACAGATATGAATATGAATATCATGGAGCTGGTGCGTGCCTACGAACTGGCACCGGAAGGAACCATTGGTATTTGCGGCGGAATGGCCATGTGCGCGTCCTGCCAGTGTTATATACTCAACGATGTAGGTCTGCCGGAAATGAACGACGATGAAGAAGCGATGTTATCGGAAGCTTTTAATGTAAAAGAGAACAGTAGGCTTGGATGTCAGATTCATATCACGGAAGCATTAAACGGACTACAACTGGAGTTGGCTCCGGAATAA
- a CDS encoding DUF350 domain-containing protein: protein MDFISTKLILNSLVFSVLGLLILLGSYFVIEKLTPENTWKEISEKNNVAVAIVLAAFIIGISMIVSAAIHG, encoded by the coding sequence ATGGATTTTATCAGTACAAAACTTATTTTAAACTCCTTGGTCTTTTCCGTTTTGGGATTGCTGATCTTGCTGGGGTCTTATTTTGTAATCGAAAAATTAACACCCGAAAATACCTGGAAAGAAATTTCCGAAAAGAATAATGTGGCGGTAGCGATTGTGCTGGCGGCATTTATTATCGGAATTTCAATGATAGTAAGCGCAGCGATTCATGGGTAA